The Trypanosoma brucei brucei TREU927 chromosome 9, whole genome shotgun sequence genome includes a window with the following:
- a CDS encoding oxidoreductase, putative (similarity to 2-enoyl thioester reductase {Bos taurus} and nuclear receptor-binding factor 1 {Homo sapiens}), with protein MRRSATFLGLTALRSVAATGWRYHKQGAPERVLQYERYRIPFDRSGSQAVVKMLAAPVHRHDRAMIGGYCGPLRPTAFPQVAGVEGVGVVEEVGKGASLLLQEGDLVWVNNPTVGTWATHVVTDVENLDVVPNRADVDIEYLASLSLFHTAYHLTNSFVSLQPNDVVLQTGASSSIAQICQGYIRARGAKLFQTMQLGRTEHAHLLAFFKMRGAFAVVPYNYVRTNYMRRLLSDVPPPKLLLNHTCGNFASSLVNLLGDNGVCVTYGNTGGKPLQIANMDVIARGIKFKGFFLPHWIKSHTREARMRVHQNVVESMTISQGHGIFRAQRFKMDGDSIFAFSNAWDAPLGSRKPVLRMVGEYGEWRRPRSDQAAWNIGRAVWDDLLQQMWESAGTTENPQSMKYYTPFNDIYSQFHDGKQSKEMGHREVFFRRPNAPRHNAAESTH; from the coding sequence ATGCGACGCTCTGCCACCTTCCTGGGGTTGACTGCTCTGCGGAGCGTTGCTGCCACTGGTTGGCGCTACCACAAACAAGGGGCACCTGAGCGGGTTTTGCAGTACGAGCGCTACCGAATCCCTTTTGATAGGAGCGGTTCTCAAGCAGTGGTAAAGATGTTGGCGGCCCCCGTCCACCGACACGACCGGGCCATGATCGGCGGGTACTGTGGGCCGCTTCGACCCACCGCATTTCCGCAGGTTGCGGGTGTTGAGGGTGTTGGAGTTGTTGAAGAAGTTGGTAAAGGGGCCTCACTGCTGCTTCAGGAAGGCGACCTTGTATGGGTTAATAATCCAACAGTGGGCACATGGGCCACACATGTTGTGACGGATGTTGAAAATTTGGACGTCGTGCCAAATCGCGCAGATGTTGATATTGAATACCTTGCTTCGCTCTCGCTTTTCCATACGGCGTACCATTTAACGAATAGTTTCGTGAGTCTGCAACCAAACGACGTAGTACTTCAGACAGGCGCCTCGTCCTCTATCGCTCAAATTTGTCAGGGTTACATCCGTGCCCGTGGTGCAAAATTGTTCCAGACAATGCAATTGGGACGCACGGAGCATGCACATCTTTTAGCTTTCTTCAAAATGAGGGGAGCATTTGCCGTCGTGCCGTACAATTACGTGCGAACTAACTACATGCGTCGGCTTCTTTCTGACGTGCCGCCGCCAAAGCTTTTACTCAACCACACCTGTGGTAACTTCGCTTCCAGTTTAGTTAATCTTCTCGGTGACAATGGTGTTTGTGTTACATATGGCAATACAGGCGGAAAGCCGCTTCAGATCGCCAATATGGACGTCATTGCACGTGGTATTAAGTTCAAAGGATTCTTCCTACCACACTGGATAAAGAGCCACACACGTGAGGCTCGGATGCGCGTTCACCAGAATGTTGTGGAGAGCATGACGATTTCGCAGGGCCACGGTATATTTCGGGCGCAGCGCTTCAAAATGGATGGCGACAGCATATTCGCCTTCAGCAACGCATGGGATGCTCCCCTCGGCAGCCGCAAACCCGTTCTGCGCATGGTGGGCGAATACGGTGAGTGGCGCCGACCCCGCTCAGACCAAGCCGCATGGAACATTGGTCGTGCGGTATGGGACGATTTACTGCAGCAAATGTGGGAGAGCGCCGGAACAACTGAAAATCCTCAGTCAATGAAGTACTACACTCCCTTCAACGACATTTATTCGCAATTTCATGACGGGAAGCAATCAAAGGAGATGGGCCATCGTGAAGTTTTCTTCCGTCGGCCAAACGCCCCACGTCACAATGCGGCAGAGAGCACACATTGA
- a CDS encoding mitochondrial exoribonuclease DSS-1 codes for MTPRRVAKLVQFSGSYLNTEWARKFILGSLLQRYNPQSLTTVGSSAAGNSGEDASLDKELLHLQRSLSEVWSLPAQPLDAVSEGRILRLLARYATGEGVMSIEALNELSHVLSCIRGSPQRVEGPIDMEELLLAIGYAKPGDNLRRVAFAGELQYPPSALAHMRAHLRDDMERDGSDPFDILRVVTHNPAYAIDSASTSEVDDAIGVYKDPVTGEECFVVYVSDATVYCPFDSPLEQLTARLLTTTTYLPEGVFFMLPKPIVDAATLREDRPCRTFDIRFQIDEVTGELKNYSVGVGWLHKLRRITYDEVQALYDEEAQVGNQHHHTERESTQASPAKREEGKKGMVASGGTSSCRPSWMTVEDESILRRIYRAAQKRYETRQLRAGDRFIHADLPEPLIKVGAGAQVLSVEDQIIGTRDARLAVAEMMIAANEVCSRVAQENHLSIPFRGTRELSLDHVAAKSYREPQGVVSVQSLDPQYVFFAEAMQRSIRQLSGVTRAVYFHTPIYHAGLDTHNYTHSTSPLRRYADMLVHHQLKVWLWRTSHCSSGGGALHSAQKSSPVLIEQPIAEHTMATLCSMISSKQEQSSILQESSQRYWLLKHIKQNILTKSPHHRFICLVGDTRSVKCAPEYARFVVECSHDSPSQPDGGVHRTVPWAGRWKQRHHEYLYVSDIYITELQFAHVVLHSLPDVVVGAVVECEVREVHPTQGYLSLAIVKVWSGGDERRFEPLWKKCLLPSLDS; via the coding sequence ATGACCCCTCGGCGCGTCGCAAAGCTCGTGCAGTTTTCTGGTTCCTACCTGAATACCGAATGGGCTCGCAAATTTATCCTCGGTTCCTTGCTGCAGCGCTACAATCCTCAATCCTTGACTACTGTTGGTTCCTCTGCTGCGGGGAATTCCGGTGAGGATGCTTCTCTTGACAAGGAACTGCTTCACCTCCAGCGCTCACTGAGTGAGGTGTGGTCACTTCCGGCTCAACCGCTTGATGCGGTGAGCGAAGGGAGAATTCTTCGATTACTCGCACGCTACGCTACGGGTGAGGGGGTCATGTCGATTGAGGCATTGAATGAACTGAGTCATGTGCTGTCGTGCATTCGTGGTTCCCCGCAACGTGTTGAAGGCCCGATAGATATGGAAGAGTTGCTGCTGGCAATAGGGTACGCTAAACCGGGCGACAACCTTCGGCGTGTGGCGTTCGCGGGAGAGCTGCAATACCCTCCAAGCGCGCTTGCACATATGCGGGCACACCTCAGGGACGACATGGAGCGCGACGGTAGCGACCCATTCGACATTCTCCGTGTTGTCACTCACAACCCGGCATATGCAATCGATTCTGCGAGCACGTCGGAGGTTGATGACGCGATAGGAGTGTATAAAGATCCCGTGACAGGTGAGGAGTGCTTTGTGGTGTACGTTTCCGATGCTACCGTCTACTGCCCGTTCGATAGTCCACTGGAGCAACTCACCGCAAGGCTACTGACAACGACAACATACCTTCCGGAAGGTGTTTTTTTCATGTTACCGAAGCCGATAGTTGATGCTGCAACCCTACGTGAGGACAGGCCTTGCCGCACGTTTGATATTCGGTTTCAGATTGATGAGGTAACTGGAGAACTGAAAAACTATAGCGTTGGTGTCGGTTGGCTCCATAAACTTCGCCGCATCACGTACGACGAGGTACAAGCTCTGTATGATGAGGAGGCACAGGTGGGAAATCAGCATCATCACACCGAAAGAGAAAGCACTCAGGCTTCTCCTGCTAAACgcgaagagggaaagaaaggtatGGTAGCCTCAGGAGGCACATCATCATGCCGTCCCTCGTGGATGACTGTGGAGGATGAAAGCATCTTACGCCGCATCTACAGAGCTGCACAGAAGCGATATGAAACCAGGCAGTTGCGAGCGGGAGACCGTTTCATCCATGCAGACTTGCCTGAGCCGCTCATCAAAGTGGGTGCTGGGGCACAGGTACTTTCGGTGGAGGACCAAATCATTGGCACTAGGGACGCTCGACTGGCCGTTGCGGAGATGATGATCGCCGCAAATGAGGTTTGCTCTCGTGTGGCGCAGGAAAATCATCTTTCTATACCATTTCGCGGCACGCGAGAGTTGTCTTTAGACCATGTTGCAGCGAAGTCGTACAGAGAGCCGCAGGGCGTAGTATCTGTCCAATCTCTCGATCCGCAGTACGTTTTTTTCGCGGAGGCGATGCAACGATCCATTCGGCAGTTGAGCGGAGTCACACGAGCCGTCTACTTCCACACGCCCATTTACCACGCAGGTCTCGACACACATAACTATACGCACAGCACTAGTCCATTGAGGCGCTATGCAGATATGTTGGTGCATCATCAATTGAAGGTATGGCTCTGGCGCACTTCGCACTGCAGTAGTGGAGGCGGTGCGTTACATTCTGCACAAAAGAGCTCCCCTGTGCTGATTGAGCAACCAATAGCGGAGCATACTATGGCCACACTTTGTTCAATGATCAGTAGTAAGCAGGAGCAGTCAAGTATTTTGCAGGAAAGCAGTCAACGCTACTGGTTGTTGAAACACATTAAACAAAACATCCTTACGAAAAGTCCCCATCACCGCTTTATTTGTCTTGTTGGTGACACACGAAGTGTAAAGTGTGCACCTGAGTATGCGCGATTCGTCGTCGAATGCAGTCACGACTCACCATCACAACCTGATGGTGGCGTGCACCGAACTGTTCCATGGGCAGGAAGGTGGAAGCAGCGACATCACGAGTATCTTTACGTTTCGGATATCTATATTACAGAATTGCAGTTCGCACATGTGGTTCTCCACAGTCTACCCGATGTTGTAGTTGGTGCAGTGGTTGAATGTGAGGTACGCGAGGTGCACCCAACCCAAGGTTATCTCTCACTAGCGATTGTGAAAGTTTGGAGTGGTGGAGACGAACGACGGTTCGAGCCACTTTGGAAAAAGTGCCTTCTTCCATCTCTGGACTCGTGA
- a CDS encoding ADP-ribosylation factor-like protein, putative: protein MGQLISGLWSVFNPNRHYKLLILGLNNAGKTSILYHLQLGHSIATQPTLGGNVEQLSISHGSNNNKIEVSCWDLGGQEQLRDSWRLYYDQTDAVIFVVDAADPSRFPAARSVLHKILANEPQLRQAVLLVLANKQDMEGAVSPADLIESLGLAAVNDRTWTLMGCSASKGDSLREAMSWIAQRIGDRRPASSA, encoded by the coding sequence ATGGGACAACTTATTAGTGGCCTTTGGTCGGTTTTCAACCCTAATCGGCACTACAAATTGCTCATCCTTGGACTCAACAATGCGGGCAAAACATCAATTTTGTACCACCTGCAACTTGGACACAGTATAGCGACACAACCGACACTTGGAGGGAACGTCGAGCAGCTGAGCATTTCGCATGGAtctaataataacaaaatcGAAGTTTCTTGCTGGGACCTTGGGGGTCAAGAGCAGCTGCGTGACTCCTGGCGCCTTTACTACGATCAAACGGATGCCGTAATATTTGTGGTGGATGCCGCTGACCCCTCCCGCTTTCCTGCGGCGCGAAGTGTTCTCCATAAAATATTAGCCAATGAACCACAACTCCGCCAGGCGGTGCTTTTGGTGCTGGCTAACAAACAAGATATGGAAGGAGCGGTGAGTCCCGCCGATCTCATCGAATCATTGGGGTTGGCTGCTGTAAATGATCGAACTTGGACACTGATGGGATGCAGTGCATCAAAAGGTGATTCTCTTCGGGAGGCTATGTCATGGATTGCGCAAAGAATAGGAGACCGCAGACCTGCGAGCAGTGCGTGA